The genomic window GTACATTTGAtaattttgtcttgtttcttttttgttcgttttgatttgtgttttttggctttttaggattatttgagagagaaagaatatgaagttgAGTGCATAGGGAGTTGGGGAGGATGTAGGATAAGTTGAACAAGGAGAtgtatatgatcaaaatatatagtACATGCATTTTAACATAATAATTcaaaagaaacaattaaaaataagctaaaaCAAAAACCTGCATTTGGCCATGCACATGAAAGAATGTAAATCAGCACATTACAGAGATGCACGCACCCATGGTTAGTGTGTTGCACCACAATGCACAGTAGCCAAGCTATGGAACGAGTCCAGAAGCTTATCATCAGATgaatagacaaagaaaacacagcacatatacacacaatgggaGAATATGAATTCTTAAAATTCCCTTGGATGTAGATGTACCTGATCTGGTAGCAACACtaatgaaaaaaaccaaaactaaaaacaaacaaacaaagaaaaccaaaagaaaccaatTATAGTCATAAAAGCAGGTGACTTGATAACAGGGAAAAAaactactttctttctttctttctttctttctttctttctttctttcttcttcttcttcttcttcttactattattattattattattattattttctaaattctttgtttacatttcaaatgctttcccctttcccggttccccctccccatatgtcccataagccctcttccctccacccattccccaatctaCTTTCAAATCCTAGGTCTGCCACATATGAGCTGTCATTCTGGTTTGTATTACTACAGTGTGTTCTTGCTAACTCCTACTTTTACTGCCTTTCTAACCATAAGATTTCTGCCTGTATTGGGTATGGTAGTGGCcatatttaatcccagtactcagtagGAAGAgccaggtggacctctgtgagttcgaggcttccctgttctacatagcaagtttcaggccagtatGGAATACATCTTAAGAAACTATCTAGAAaaaagaggatgaggaggggaatgaagaggaggcaaggaagggagaagaaagatggGAGAAGGTGAAGAAgtatgggaaggagaagaaggagaaaaaggagtaGAACGGAAAAAGGGCGAAGGTGAAGAAGGGTAAGAAAtagtagtagtggtggtagtagtagtagtctaTTCCAGCTTAGTCTCATTTGCTGCAAAAAATAAAGCCTTTTGGAGGTATGATTATCATTCCTCTCTCCTagacaaataaaatgttcaaTGCACCACTCTCTCACCATCTCATGTCCCTTCACTAGTTCCCCTTCTAAGGTAGCTGCTGATACAAAATAGTCTAAATGTGTTGCTGTAATTGAAATTCCCTTCACTGACCACACAGAGGCCGATGTTGATCAGTTTCAGACATTACAGCAACAGTAACATCAAAACAAACCCTCTCAGGTGGTAAGTCTGAAACAACATGAAACCCTCCAAGTAAGTTACACTTCTGCCCCAGATTCCCTAGTCACCCAGAATAGCTATTTCCTGTGGCCCAGTAACTATAAAAACCCTCTTTCCAGCACATGATCCGAGTAGGTCAGTGTCTGATGCTTATTTCTTAAACTTATTAACCATTTCACTGGATATTACAAAACTGCTTCATCCCTCTTCCCCATTTGTAAGTGAACAGTCACATTGTTACAAGTGGACTACTCTGACCTGCTCTGAGTACTATTCCGACCTGGGGCAGGTACCCCTCTTTAAGCAACCTGGTGATCCCCCACTCCCAGGAGGTCACCATCTTAAGGCTGAACTTAGTATGGACACCCAATCAGCATAACACATTACTACTCCCAAGTGACTGGGCCTACAGGCATGCTCCACTGCACCCAGTGAGTTGACTACTCTGAACAAAAGCAAAGTTGGCACTCAAGCTTATTGACTTGTTCAGTTTATTTCTCTCACAACAACCTCAGGTAGCACATAACTCTAGAAAATATGATTCTAgggaatatatacatacatacatacatatacatcacatacatatacatatgcatatggatatacatatacatatacacatacatatacaatgttTTCCTTCTAGTTCTCCTCCCCCATTCATTTGCCCTGATATTCTCTGTCAATGCTGTAGGATAGTTTATATTGGCTAGAGATGGTGAAAGTTCAATGAAGCTTCACATAGAAACATTGAATTGGATCTGGCCTTTGAGCAATGAGTAAATATCTTCCGACAGAAATAGTTACAGAAACAATCCTACGAACAAACTGAAGGCAATTTCCTTAAACACTTTTGGGTTGTACTGGCAATTTCCTTAAACACTTTTGGGTTGTACTGTAATTGTACTTAAAGATTTTACAGTGGAGACCTGAGAATGAGATTTGAGTATGCAGAATGCTTCAGATTCGCCTGTACTATTGTAGTTTGGGGTTGTGCATGTTTGAAAAATGTTGTAGTATATGTTTAAAACTAACCCATACTAAGAGGGTATGTGAAAAGTAGATCACCAGGGCCCCAGTCATAGTTGAAGCCATCATGAATCTAAGTGCATAAACAAACAGCATAGGTTCTTCATATGAGTATGGGGCATGATATGTTCTGCAAATCAATCCCATAGAATTTCTTTCTAaaaagggaaacaaggaaaattgaagaaaatatctgtGGACCCTTGAGATGGTGCAACAGGTAAAGGCACTGGAAGCTAAGCCTACCAACCTGAGTTCTATGCCCAGGACTAGCACAGTGGATGGGAGAGTGCTAAGTGAACCAAGTTTTTTCAAGTTCTCCCTTGGCATccacagactgtgtgtgtgtgtgtgtgtgtgtgtgtgtgtgtgtgtgtgtgaaagagagaggggggtggggagtcAGACAAAATAGTAGAGTGTAAAAGGTACTTTAAGAACCTAAACTTCAGTTTTCTATGTGATTACTGACTGGTACGTAAACCTTCTCATTACTTTACAAACAAgaaagcaacatttaaaattctcAGCATAGGAAGAATAAATGGGTTGAAATCTGGTGAAACATCAGAAGATATTTATAATGTCATGAAAAGtcaatgattttcttttaattggtGTGGAACGAATTCATAGAGTTACAGTTAGACAGAACAGATTCTGATGCACTATTGGATACTATTGTGACAATAAGTTAACAATCAATGTAAGAACTATatgttttgtttaaatataaGTAAAGTAGTAGGTATGAAACATTTTTCATCCAAAGTAACTATTAGAATGTGTGAGATGATGGAAGTATTCATTGCCCTGATTGGGTCACTGAACACTGTACACATGTATTGAAGGATAATGGTTTTCAAAGACAATATCATTCTTGAGACTAATTTCTCGGTTATCTGCCTTCAGTGTCAACACAGATTCAGCTCAGAGAATGTAATGTTGTGAGTTTACACAAAGATATGCACTGGTTACTGTCTCAATGTGTTAAATTCTATCCTTTAACAAAAAGTATATGTCCAGGGCAATGGGTTGCTTTGGGGTTTTGGAAAGGCTTCACATCAGAGCCACTgggaatatttttctaaaacacaCAGCTTTCCACCTGTTGCTGCATAtatcaaaatggaaaaaataaactggagagtCAGAGAGTTCAAGTTCTTCTCAGCATTCCAGGTGATTCCAATACATTTGCTGTTCTAGAAAGATTCTTGGCTTTCCTCGAGTAACCTGATCCAACATCTTACACTTTTTTTCCTGCCAAGAAGTCCTTTACATTTACTTCTCACCTTTTCCCTCTTTGTTTAGTTCTCactgaagagaaaaagataaCTCACAAACATCTTGCATATATATACACGGGGGAATGGgaaaaatgatcattttcttGGGAACTGAGAGCCAGCTGGTTGAAAACCTCAGCATCCCCAGTGTTGAAATAATCTCCTGGCCAGATGTTTCCTTCACTGGTTGGAACAGGGCAGAGAGGCCCCAGTGGAAGACCCTCTGGACCCGAGCCTGGCCAACTGGATCAGTTGCAGGTGGAGCAAATGGGACCCAAGGGCCCCATCAGGTCACCTTGCTGAGTATGAGTCAGGCCAGcagctctttatttcttcctgtctctcccacTTCCCACCACTCATCTCTATGGGCAGCTGCCAGACCAGGGAACAAGAGTCAGGCAGGGCGAGGAGGGATTTCTTAATGGATCTTCCATCTCTTCAGTGGTTTGGGGTCTGGCAGAGATAATCCAGACCTGAAACAAATTGGCTCCTCCCCTGATGTATTTCGGTTAATGCACTAGCTGCCGAGAAGCAGTCGGGCTGGGGGAAAAATCAATTTCCCCTGGCTGCACGAGAAGCACAAATCAAACCCCAAAgctctttatcttcttttctctctttctttctatctatctatccatctatctatctatctatctatctgtctgtctgtctgtctgtctgtctgtctgtctgtctgtcagtctgtctatcAGTCTGTCTACTATCCATGGAGTTCCAAATACTGCTCATGGTTGCTTTCCTGTCACAGATAAAGCCTTTTTTTCTCAGGGTCTGACTCTAATTCTCTTAAGACACAGCAGTGATCCAATGCAAAATGAATCCTAGAAAATCTGGTAATTCAAAGTACACCTCACCATTCTTTCCCATGGGATATAACCTTAACAGTCACCGCTCTCCATAAAGGAGGTTTGGATGGCTGCTTTCTGACTAATTACAGACAGGGAAACGGCTGAAGTCTAGCAGTCTATTGCAATATCATTTCTCTGTCTGGGCATAATCCTGACAACATATCCTCACCTTTTTCTCTTTAAACTAGCATCCAAAGTATTGTGAAGTACATTGTCTTCAAATATAATTCCGGTTGCTCTTTGTATGCTATTCTCCTCTGCCTTGTGTACTTCCACCTCTCATGGTCTTCTCACCTCCAGatcatctatgcatctatgttcacttgcccttcctctcttccccttccctctctccctccctccctccctccctccctccctctctctctccctccctccctctcttccttcttctttcagCACCTCTTTCCCAattcatctcttctttctcttcttgtcaTCTTCTTTCTCATTTCATGATCTACATCCAcatccgtctctctctctctctctctctctctctctctctctctctctctctgtgtgtgtgtgtgtgtgtgtgtgtgtgtgtgtgtgtgtgtgtgtgtgtgcttacccATGCACgtgcatatatacatgaaaaGCTAGAATCTCTACCTGAGAGAACTTGCAGCATTTGTATTTGGATTCTGAATTTGGGCTATCTCACATAATGTAAATTCaaaatccatttatttttctgatgttttcatttatttcatttttcagtaGTCAAGTAAAATTTTGTTGTGTGTACATACCCATACTTTCATTACCAATCTGTCTGTTGATAGAAATAtaaactgattttcttttcttactatCATAAACAAAGTCCAGCAACAAGCAAGGATGTAATTTGTCTCTGAATTAGAACTATAGTCCTGTAGGTGTATGTACAATACTACTATAGTACAATAGTACAGTACTAGTATAGTACTAGTATTAGCTCATACTAATATAGTATAGCTAGTTAATATGGTATttcttattattatatttgtggaAAAAAACTTTAAGTTTATTTCCATAGTAGTTTCAGCAGTCTATCCTCCTGCTAGGAGTGGATAAGAGTTCTTATTTTCCCACATTCTCATCAACctttattgtcatttttttttttgacgatAGCCTTTGTCATTGGGAGAGATGGACTCCCAAatcaattttaatttgcattaacTGATTGCAAAGGATATTGACcactttaaaatattcattggccatttgtgtttcttcttttgagaactgccTGGTCCTTTCTTATTGATTGACAgattatctgtgtgtatgtatgtgtgtttcttttttcaggTCTTTGTATAGTCTAGATATTAACTCAGTGTCTGAAGTAGAACTGACAAAGAATTTTCCCTCATACTATAGGCTTTCTGATCCTGCCACTGATTGTTCTCTTAGCTGTGTAGACGCTTTTTACATTTCATCTAACCTCATTTGCCCTTTCTAACACTACTGAAAATGCCATTTTATTCTTGATTTTTAAAGACACTCACATAGGTGTAAACATGGTAACTATATTCCTATGAACAAGGATCTTAGGGAATATAGGTTGGCAAAGTCATTTGAGGTCCAAATGTAATTCACTTCTGACTTCTTTTCAAACATCATCTGTCACCAAGCTAAAGTTTTATTCCAGACAGCTTGGAGATGTCAAAATCTCCATTATCATTTTACATCTTGGCTCAAAATTTTCCTTCAAATTTCTAGGTCTTTTAGATGAGATCAACAAAGATGCTTTATACAGAGAACCTTAAATATAAAAGTCTCAAATGGGCTCCAAAGAGGGAGGGAGCTTAGAGGAGAAGTTGCTAATACTGCAGTTTTGTAGAAGCTGTTGCTACTGTCCTGCTTTCTGCCCCTTGCAGCATCCTAAATTTCATCTGGATGCTCTTAGAGATCCAAGTGAAGCAAAGTGATGGGTGCTCAGACATAATAAGCATAAATAAAAGTCTCGAAATAGCAGGGCATGGGGATgcttgcctttaattccagcactcatgagacagaggcaggcagatctctatgagttagttggaggctagcctggtctacagatccagTTCCACCAacagtcggggctacacagagaaaccctgtcatggcTCTAACCCATGTGTCTTATGTTCACGTTATCCCAGCAGATAAGAAACACCATGTCTCTTATTAGTCAAGTTTCATTTTCTGAAGAAATATGTTCAAGGAGATGATAGGTTAACTTTAGCCTGCCCACAAGTATAGGTAAAAAGTGAGCCAAAGGCTGATTTGTAATACTCGTGGAACTCTCCATGAGAGATTAGTAACTTGTTTCTACCACTGTAGAAATCTACCAGATTTTCTCTAGGAAATCTTTAATTGAAAAACAGTAGAAAATTAAGATGTAAGTgcaaataaaataacacatatgtGAAAGATTTGCAGTAAATTTGAATAAAGGAACAAGAAAGCCAGGGGTTTCTCAGTGGCACTTTTCCTGGATTTTAATAACTACAATTTCTCCAGACATAACAAATGCCCTTTATGGGAAAGAGGATATAGGACTGCATTTAGCTGTTCTTGGAGTAATCTTATAGTGATGGACTGATGCAATTACTTCCCTCTTACTCCAAGAACAGCTAAATGCAGTCAGTCATTGGAGAGAAGAGCAAAAATGCAGAGATGAATCATATTTCCAGGGAATATGTTCAGTTGAAATGAAGCATAGAAACATTCATATCATTTGAACAGGCAGGCATAGGTCCATGTCATAAAACAAATGGAATCCAAGTCTCCTTGCCTTTCTCCCCACACTGTGATGCTAACAGAAATTATATGAATGGATTGGATGAGGATTCCAAAACTTGTATCAACAAACTTCAGCAGCGAGTTTTATCAGCACTTTTTCTAATGTCCTGTGGAAGCATGCACAAGGGAACAAATATTTACCTATATTTGCCTACTGAAACTTACTTTTTATTCTTGGTTGAAATTAAACTTATCTCATTACCTTCTTATAATCTGTCCGGTAttgccttttgcttttttttaaagactaaccTCCTGCTACCTGCATCCTAGGACAACTGCATTAAAATTAAGGGGAGCCTGagtaaagcaaaagacaaaatagGGTAGATCAGAGCCACAAAAAAATCTGGGTAAACTTATTTAATGGCTACCAGATGGGGCTAGCCTTAGCTGTAAACCAAAAAGTAGTCATGTGTTGTCTGTTTAGATAATACATAACATCTTACTATTAGAGATGTATTTCATTGGTGGGGATAAATGGTATTTTAGCAACTGTGTATATGTTTATCTGATCACTGTCCTCTGAGATAACAACTAATGAGAAAAGTTCATAGACCTCACCTTTATGTGCGAGTAGTAATATCCTAGAGTATTATGTTGCTATTTCAAGGCAAAATGGATAATTGTCCAGTAACGGAACTATGTAATGAAGTACATTTTCGGTTtggtattattttattgttaattgaCACATAACTAGAAGGACTCAAAATCTCCTCACTGGAGTTTATATATTTAGATAATGAAATGCTATAGACTCCAGTCTCTATACTGCACTATAGAACCAGAATGTATTCTTCCTACTCAGCTGTATTTTTATGTCTGATGTCTGGTCTCCTTTATATCACCCCCACCTCTACCGATCACTGTTCATTTATCTTCTACATTAACATCTATTTTAGACAATATTATTATGTGGACATCCTCTAAGTGACAAAAAGAGACAAATCCATTAATCTcaattctatcttctatctaatTTTTCTGTGAATTCTCAGTGAATTTCAAGGAAATTTTTATTCATAGCCTTGGAGTCAAACATCCTCAAAGAGTTGAGTTCCCTTTTTCTATAATATCATACTTCCTACTTCCATCACCCCTAAATTTCCACATCCTATTCCATCCCTAGGACAGTCTTACCTCCTACAAACTGTGCAGCTCCCATGCAACGCCCCATCATTCTAGAGATGAGCTCTTCCATGCAGCATCCTAGGACAGCAGCCAGTGCCACCAAGAGCAGCAGAGCACAGCCAGCACCTGTCACCACCGTGCACATCTGCCATGCCAGGCTTGGTATGGCACCAAAGCTGGCATAGCGCCCACATTCTTCCACCATGATCAGACTGTGCCCGTCTCCCCGCACAGGGTAGTTGCATCTTCTGAATGTGCTGAAAGATACTGGCTTTCCGAGCTGTGATCCAAACAGCCAGTAAGGAAGGAAATAACTGGTAGAACTGGCCACAGCAGTAACTAGGGACAGGAAGGCCCAGAAGGTGCCTACCATAGTAAGGCTGCTCCTCATGGTCTCAGGTTTCAGTGCAAGGATGAGGAAATGAGAtggttcacagcagcaaaaatcAAGTTACGGTGTAGGTTCCACTGGTCTGTTTTCATCAGGTTTTCAGGTGCTGGGACTCATAGATGTGCTATATGGCTCTTGCTTCTTGAGGAGATCATTTTCTCAAATGTCATTTGGGTCTTTGTGAGATATTGCTTTCCATCACCTTCCTTCTGCCTAGCTCAGAGTTCTATAATCGCTAGGCTGCAGTAGAAGAGACACAGAATTGAATTAGTGACTGCTATGGCAACCCAAACGCAACCTAATCAGCTAGCAAGCTTACAACGCTTGACATGCAACATGGAACCGCTCATGAGAAGGGAGTCTGAAAGCAAGACTGTCCCCAGAGTCCCTGGGGACCCAGCTAAATGATTTTGTGATTCAGTTTATTTTGTAAAGTAAGAGTGGGACAGGTCACAGACTTGTCCCTTACCCTATTTAAGATCTAAGAGGGCAGTTTATGATGTTTCATTGACTTAGAGTGACtaactgtgtgtgtgctttgcacGTACATACCAAAGTGAAAGTTGTAGGAGAAAAGTTGCCTATTGCTGTTTCCTATACCCATCACTAGGTCACTTCCCACAAAAGAACTCAGGGGCATCTTGCCAAGCAACAGGACTCACACCCACAGCAGCATGTACACCTGGACTAGCTTTCAAAAAATCATCTGCATCCCCTGCTGGATACAGCAAAAAAGCTTCTCATCTTcctaaatatttcaaaatcagtCTTTCTCTGGAGAGGGAacacatgcaggcatgcaggcatgtacacacacatacacacacacacacacacacacacacacacacacacatatacacacacacacacacacacacacacacacacacacacgcatgggcCTTTTCAGATCTCCCTTGGAACAAGTAACCTTAGATTCATGACACTGGCTTTCCAGTGCTAGTATCCTCAGTCCAGTTCACAAATGGCTTTCCCAGATTTCCTCTGACAAAAATCAACCACTTCCTTTCCAATCCATTAACCTGCCATTGCTTTCTGGCTAATTTCTCTACTAATACAGCAAGAGCACACACTGCAGCTTGATGAAAGCACTGTTAACTGTCTCTAGCAAGCAGATGGTGGAATGTTTCAGTAACTTCTCTCTGATTCACCACTACTACTTAGAGTTATAAGTAGTGATATTGAAAATTGGGGAACCAAATCACAGGGAGTGTTAGGGACTACCTGTATGAGCCCACTATAATGCTAATTTTGGAGACCAACAGGAACAAACACCATCTGTACTGGAGGTCTCAGGATCTAACTCTAAATGGCTTTATA from Apodemus sylvaticus chromosome X, mApoSyl1.1, whole genome shotgun sequence includes these protein-coding regions:
- the Lhfpl1 gene encoding LHFPL tetraspan subfamily member 1 protein, giving the protein MRSSLTMVGTFWAFLSLVTAVASSTSYFLPYWLFGSQLGKPVSFSTFRRCNYPVRGDGHSLIMVEECGRYASFGAIPSLAWQMCTVVTGAGCALLLLVALAAVLGCCMEELISRMMGRCMGAAQFVGGLLISSGCALYPLGWNSPEVMQTCGNVSNQFQLGTCRLGWAYYCAGGGAAAAMLICTWLSCFAGRNPKPVMLVENIMRNTNSYALELDHCLKP